Proteins encoded within one genomic window of Pieris brassicae chromosome 12, ilPieBrab1.1, whole genome shotgun sequence:
- the LOC123717053 gene encoding P protein-like isoform X3 yields MEKLLKKVKDWRSVSRNAEPELSRSQYSLVSTGELTAEALQVWLKLPRKIKYDPDLEPFQKRYEKEFAQSDIPLEQNGARESKRLPLVKSAPHLNNNKEDGQVVDGIDEKPNDESLGHKSSEKQSKMAQAGHYIKMCFLLGCWTFFTLAFLMYNEKEHTTRQSALYPGETKTYSLNVSSSDLEVYLKLKGPFLTEQSEDKLNGSEFNESNKFVVWLEQMSTGMVSKQWPIVLQDGDFDFSIGESRSSVLKISTNSSADISLRMTSTANESAPFTITYTIDPIDAATGVIYACILLCGLYVLIIFEIINRTMAAIIIATAALGVISILGERPSLPELISWLDVETLLLLFSMMILVAIMAETGMFDFLAVYTFEVTKGKLWPLITVLCAITALLSTFLDNVTTVLLMTPVTIRLCEVMDMDPVPILMSMVLFSNIGGTATPVGDPPNVIIASNRAVVQAGINFTNFTMHMTLGILLVCVQTYFQLRFIYRDTSKLRLNVPRDIQDLRHQISIWRRAIESLPHLSKDTHVVRERLERKMRKLNAQLEVMVKESSKRVCPKDTFHTTLTQLKDKYKIRDMPLLLKATFAITFVVVVFFLHSLPELNRVSLGWTALLGAILLLTLADREDLEPILHRVEWSTLLFFAALFVLMEALSKLGLIEFIGGLTEALILKVDEGSRLAVALILLLWVSGVSSAFVDNIPLTTMMVRVVTTLGSNPTLNLPIQPLIWALSFGACLGGNGTLIGASANVVCAGVAEQHGYKISFVQFFKIGFPVMIGHLIVATAYLLLCHCVFTWH; encoded by the exons ccCAATCCGACATACCATTAGAACAGAATGGTGCGCGGGAGTCTAAGAGGTTGCCCCTCGTGAAATCTGCTCCTCATCTCAACAACAACAAGGAGGATGGCCAAGTCGTCGATGGTATTGATGAGAAGCCCAATGATGAGAG TCTCGGCCACAAATCGTCAGAGAAACAAAGTAAG ATGGCCCAGGCTGGTCACTACATCAAAATGTGCTTCCTTCTGGGCTGTTGGACGTTCTTTACACTCGCCTTCCTGATGTACAATGAGAAGGAGCATACTACAAGGCAATCGGCGTTATATCCTGGGGAGACGAAAA caTATTCACTCAACGTGTCGAGCAGTGACCTAGAAGTTTACTTAAAACTGAAAGGACCATTTTTGACAGAACAATCTGAAGATAAACTTAATGGAAGCGAATTCAATGAGTCCAATAAATTTGTTGTATGGTTGGAGCAAATGAGTACTGGTATG GTATCAAAACAATGGCCAATCGTACTCCAAGACGGGGACTTTGACTTTTCAATCGGCGAATCAAGATCGTCCGTACTCAAAATTTCGACGAATAGCAGCGCAGACATTTCATTACGTATGACCTCAACGGCCAATGAGAGCGCGCCATTTACAATTACTTACACAATTGATCCAATCGATGCCGCAACTGGTGTTATTTACGCTTGTATCCTGCTCTGTGGATTGTATGTGCTGATTATTTTTGAG ATTATTAACCGAACAATGGCAGCTATTATCATAGCCACAGCTGCGCTTGGTGTGATATCAATACTCGGTGAAAGACCGAGTCTGCCAGAGCTGATTTCGTGGCTGGATGTGGAGACCCTGCTGCTACTCTTCAGCATGATGATTCTGGTTGCGATAATGGCGGAAACTGGCATGTTTGACTTCTTGGCTGTTTATACATTTGAG GTAACCAAAGGCAAGCTATGGCCACTTATCACAGTTCTGTGTGCCATCACGGCTCTACTGTCAACATTTCTAGATAACGTCACCACTGTATTGCTCATGACACCTGTAACTATCAG ACTATGTGAGGTGATGGATATGGATCCTGTGCCAATATTAATGTCGATGGTGCTCTTCAGTAACATTGGAGGTACGGCCACTCCAGTAGGAGACCCACCGAATGTTATTATAGCATCGAATCGGGCAGTAGTGCAAGCA GGTATCAACTTCACGAACTTCACGATGCATATGACGCTAGGTATTTTATTGGTCTGCGTACAAACGTACTTTCAGCTCCGCTTCATCTACAGGGACACAAGTAAACTCAGACTAAATGTTCCAAGGGACATACAAG ATTTACGCCACCAAATATCTATATGGCGACGGGCGATAGAATCTCTTCCTCACCTAAGCAAAGACACGCACGTGGTTAGAGAAAGACTTGAAAGAAAGATGCGGAAATTGAACGCTCAACTGGAGGTGATGGTAAAAGAGAGCAGTAAGAGAGTCTGCCCCAAGGATACCTTCCACACAACCCTCACGCAGCTTAAGGATAAG tACAAAATTCGTGACATGCCACTTCTGCTGAAGGCAACGTTTGCCATCACGTTCGTCGTTGTTGTCTTCTTCCTGCACTCGTTACCAGAACTAA ACAGAGTGTCCCTAGGCTGGACAGCACTCCTTGGTGCCATATTGCTTCTCACGCTGGCAGATCGCGAGGACCTGGAGCCTATACTGCATAGAGTTGAATGGTCCACGCTTCTGTTCTTTGCTGCTCTGTTTGTGCTGATGGAG gcGTTGTCAAAGCTGGGACTTATAGAGTTTATCGGAGGTTTGACGGAAGCTCTCATTCTGAAAGTTGATGAAGGATCACGACTGGCAGTTGCATTGATTCTACTCCTATGG GTATCAGGTGTGTCATCAGCGTTTGTTGATAACATACCACTAACAACAATGATGGTACGAGTTGTGACCACTTTAGGATCCAATCCGACGCTGAATCTGCCCATACAGCCTCTCATCTGGGCTTTGTCGTTTGGCGCCTGTTTGGGAG GAAACGGGACACTAATCGGCGCAAGCGCGAATGTAGTGTGCGCAGGTGTGGCCGAGCAACACGGATACAAAATTTCATTCGTACAATTCTTCAAGATCGGATTTCCGGTTATGATAGGCCATCTAATTGTCGCTACTGCTTATTTACTTTTGTGTCATTGTGTTTTTACTTGGCACTAA